ATGAGACCActgtttttctaactgtttactgtTTTCTATAGTTTTATCTCCCTCTGTGTTTTCCCCCCCgtaacatgttttaatgttttttactgttgtgttcagcactttgtctcaactactgttgtatgaaagtgctatataaataaagttgagttgagttgagttgagttgagtccCAAACTGTGACGTGAAGAAGCAGCATGTGTCCAGCACGGCGTGGGCTCACCTGTGCGCACAGTGGAGAAGAAGAGCAGCCAGAAGAGGCAGAGGATGGGCGCAGCAACCACCTGGGTGACGGCGCCAGAGTGGATCTTCTTGTCCAGTTTGGAGGGCAGGTATGCGTAGTACATGTTGTACCTGTCCACCAGGTGTTTGAGCAGCATGTACATCAGACCTGGAGGGGAGTTAGAGGAATCAGAACTGCTGAACCGGTACTGGACCTAGTATGTTAACGAGCGGAGGGGGGACCAACCAAAAGGGACAATGATGGGGCAGGTGATGCTGTAGGCCATCACCACCGTGAAGACATTCATCATCCAGGCATAGGCGGCGCCAAACTGGAACTCATAGGCCTGATGCTGTGGAGACGAGGATTAGGGTCAAAACGGGACACTTCAGAAATGACCAGCTGACATCTGAAGTCCTGCCCTCACCCTCTTGACGTTCCGGCGATCAGCGGCGGAGCGAGCCAGGCACAGCCGGATCATGTACATCAGCAGACCAGGTATCCTCAGCAGGTCCATGGCATTTCCAATGAAGGCTGAGGCGATGACGTAGTTCACAAAGAACGCTCCGTTATCCGGAAGGAAGACACACCTGAAGGGAGAGCAGACTGTGACCGGCTGAACCACCAATGGGGTCTACGGATGTAAGAGCAATCACACTCACTCAAATCTGACTTTAGCGTCCGCCAGGAACTTCTTATCGAACAGCCAGCGGAAGAAAACGTCCAGACTGGAAGACGACACAAACCAGTGAGAAGTGGAAGAGGATCCAAGGTGTGCAGAGCTCCAGAAGACCAGCCGAGATCTTTTCTTACCTGCTGAGTCCGAGTGACGGCAGCAGCAGAACCATGAAGATCAGGAAGGTGTAACACTTGTGCATGGTTGTTCGGTTTTCTCCAGACCTGCAAACCCAGATGCACCTTCACATTAGGACCTCTGACACTGGACTGGGTCTGGACTGTCAAAGACTACAACCTGTACTGGACCATGGCCCTAAAGAACACCTGCATGACAgcagagaaagaggaggaggaagcagcAGTACCTGGTCCAGTGGGCCTCAAAGAAGGCAGAGTAGTAGACAATAGTGGGCAGCAGGGCAGAGAAGGCCCAGAGCAGCAGAGTAGGGAAGAACTGAGTGACGATGGGGTTCTGCCAAACAGACAAACCGGGTCAGAGGAGCAAAGCCGAAGAGGAGCGCCTGAGAGGACGCGGCGGCGGCTCACATTAAGATACTCCACGGGCTTAGTGACGTTGAACTTGTCCATGGTGGAGATGATGATGGCAGGCGTGGTGAGGAAGAAGAGTAGGATGAAGAGGATGCAGTTGATGATGAAGCAGCGGATCCACCATGAAATGCCGCCTAGCGACAGGTGCTCCCTGAGGAGGAAGCACAACACCAAATGACCTCTGAGTATCAGGCAaaggggtgtgggtgtgggcgGGGCCTGGGCACATACCAGCGGACGTTCTGAGGGTCGGGCGCGTACAGAACACTCCAGTTATGGACGTGGAGGACTTCACTGAACTGAGAAGAACGGGGCTCCTGACGACAGCGGCAGCCCTGAACCTGGCAGGCGTTAAAGTCCTTCAGGATTCTGCAGGGAGGGGCGGGTGGGGGGTAGGGTGGAGTCAGAGACTGAGGAAGGAAGTAGAAGGTGTTGTGCATGTATGACGTGTATGTGCATGAGGCAGACAGGATTTTCTCAGATCGTCCATTTTGACCGATTGATCGGTTTCCTTCATTGATTTATGGCCCCTCTTCCAAAGGAAAGCTCTACAGCAGCGGCCCCCAACCTCTAAACGCCACGGACTGCTATGACATCTTTAAGAAGTGGCGGTTTAACCCTGTCCAGGTGACAGAGGTGGACCAGAGCACAGGttattcaaaaaaatgaacagagatgccatgttttattttgaaaatcaagcTAATTCAGCCAAGTTATTGCATCTTCCTGTGAGGTGAGGCACTAGTGAGTACCTCAGTTACTGCATCAGTTACTACTGTAGAAAGTACTTCAGGTACTACTTTACTTACTACTTCAGTTAGTGAATCAGTTACTACTGTAGAAAGTACTTCAGGTACTACTTTACTTACTACTTCAGTTAGTGAATCAGTTACTACTGTAGAAAGTACTTCAGGTACTACTTTACTTACTACTTCAGTTACTGCATCAGTTACTACTGTAGAAAGTACTTCAGGTATTACTTTACGTACTACTTCAGTTACTGCATCAGTTACTACTGTAGAAAGTACTTCAGGTACTACTTTACTTACTACTTCAGTTACTGCATCAGTTACTACTGTAGAAAGTACTTCAGGTATTACTTTACGTACTACTTCAGTTACTGCATCAGTTACTACTGTAGAAAGTACTTCAGGTACTACTTTACTTACTACTTCAGTTACTGCATCAGTTACTACTGTAGAAAGTACTTCAGGTAATACTTTACTTACTACTTCAGTTACTGAATCAGTTATTACTGTAGAAAGTACTTCAGGTATTACTTTACGTACTACTTCAGTTACTGCATCAGTTACTACTGTAGAAAGTACTTCAGGTACTACTTTACTTACTACTTCAGTTACTGCATCAGTTACTACTGTAGAAAGTACTTCAGGTATTACTTTACTTACTACTTCAGTTACTGCATCAGGTACTACTGTAGAAAGTACTTCAGGTATTACTTTACTTACTACTTCAGTTACTGCATCAGTTACTACTGTAGAAAGTACTTCAGGTATTACTTTACTTACTACTTCAATTACTGCATCAGTTACTACTGTGTACTTCAGTTACTACTTTACTTACTACTTCAGTTACTGCATCAGTTACTACTGTAGAAAGTACTTCAGGTATTACTTTACTTACTACTTCAGTTACTGCATCAGGTACTACTGTAGAAAGTACTTCAGGTATTACTTTACTTACTACTTCAGTTACTGCATCAGTTACTACTGTAGAAAGTACTTCAGGTATTACTTTACTTACTACTTCAATTACTGCATCAGTTACTACTGTGTACTTCAGTTACTACTTTACTTACTACTTCAGTTACTGCATCAGTTACTACTGTAGAAAGTACTTCAGGTATTACTTTACTTACTACTTCAGTTACTGCATCAGGTACTACTGTAGAAAGTACTTCAGGTATTACTTTACTTACTACTTCAGTTACTGCATCAGTTACTACTGTAGAAAGTACTTCAGGTATTACTTTACTTACTACTTCAATTACTGCATCAGTTACTACTCCAGTTACtactaattcaattcaattcaattttatttgtagcccaaattcacaccaactgtcgtctcgatgggcttcgtatcggtaattgaaaaagtaaaacatgaactccaaaggatcatgaatacatagaattcaataggaaaatactaaatagaactaacaaactgactaaactaaactgacatctctgcccttagacccccctttctctgtgaggaaaaaaccctaaaaaaaacggatttcgGGAAAAACTGCAGTTACTACTTTACTTACTACTTCAGTTACTACTGCAGTTACTACTTTACTGACTACTTCAGTTACTACTGCAGTTACTACTTTACTGACTACTTCAGTTACTACTTTACTTACTACTGCAGTTACTACTTTACTGACTACTTCAGTTACTACTGCAGTTACTACTTTACTTACTACTGCAGTTACTACTTTACTGACTACTTCAGTTACTACTTTACTTACTATTACAAATACTACTGTTAGTACTTCAGTTACTACTAAAGCAGGAACCAAGGTAGTAACTGCAGTAACGTTTTGGGTAAAGTATTGAGTACTGAAGTGGTCCTGACGCCGTCCAGCGTGGATAGCGACcgtctgggggcggggcttacaTGGCTGTCATGGCCTCGTTCTGGAAGGTGACGAAGGCCATGCCCAGAGGTTTGGTGTGGACCTTCTCCTTCTCCTTCCTGTACTCCTCCTTCAGCTTCGCCTCCATCTTGGTATAGTAACTGACCGCCTCCTCCTGCCGTGGAAGGTACAATCATGAACACAGACAAAGTGGGCGGGGCCTGTGACCCAGGTTAAACCAGCTGACCTCCTCGCAGCCGGCAATGGCGCAGCAGCAAAGGTGTCCGCAGGGTTTGGGGTTGATCATGGTGGGGACATGCTCCTTGGCCATCAGGTCGGTGAAGAACTTCTTGCTGCGCTCCGTCTTCTTCCTGCCAGCGCCGTTCAGAGGAAACCAGCAGGTGAGTGTCGGACGCCCTGACTCGGGTTCTGAGCCGCTTACAGGTGAAAACATAACTCTCCTACACTTCCCAGCATGCACCCTGCCTGACCTCTCAGCATTCAGAGCCATCAGTTTGGCCACGTTGTAGCAGATCCGAGCCTCTAAGACCACGCAGTTCTCGTAGGCCTGCCTGCAGGGGGACAGAGCAGCGGTAAAGACACGACGCGCTGGGAGAGCGTCCGCCACGCCATCTGTGGACCTACTCAAAGTGCTGCTTGATCTGACTCTCCTCCGCGTACTTAGAGATGCCGTTAATGAACAAAGTGCGTTTCACCTGCAAGACAAAACACTGGGATTAAAGCAGCAGCTTTCACTGGGTTCAAGTTACTGACAGATTTTCAACCGAAGCAAATGAAACTGATCTGACGCCTGTTTCAGAGActttagaaaacagtttttagctCTGTTCCTTCAAACGTCTGGTTCTTCTGTGGAGAACCTCGGTTCTCCTGCAGACATTCGTGTTCTTGACGTTTGGGTTTAGCTGGGTGCCATATGTCCAGCTGGTTGAGGAAACGTGGTGACCAGCGGTCCTACCAGGTCGTCCTCCTTGTAGTGCATCTTGGACGTGTGTCTCCTCATGCTGTAGACCGTCAGCAGCAGGTACATGAACGCAAACGTGGTGTGGAGCCACAGCAGGTTGGTCCTGGAAAACATCAGACGTCACTGTTTTCAGCTGAGCGCTTTCATGGCCACAAACCAAACGCGTCCAATCCCGTCGTTTGGTTTTGATGTGGAGAATCAGACCTCTTCCTACAGGAAGTCTAACCGTTTCTGAGCAGCGATCATTTATCGGATGCGTTTGCGGCACTTAAAGTTCGATAAAACAGCAACATGTGCCGCTGTTCCCCCTGTCTCACCCACAGATGGAACGTTCTGGAAGAAGAGGAGGCTGACGGGCCAGGCCGACGTAAAGACTGCGGTCTAAATCTACACAGAACGTAGTCCTGGACCCCGCGTACGTCGACCTCATGTGAGGAACCCGGATTCACTTCAGCGGACAGAACCGAAAATGGGGGAACGCGGAATGAACGCAAAACCGACCTTCTGTAAGAGTTTTCATCTGACAAgcctgggtgtgtgtttgtgagtcaaCATTTCCTGTCGTTTGCTAGCATCACTAAATCccatttccttctttttctagACGGACATCACTTCCTTTCTGCTCCTAGATTTTTCACTAAGCTAACTGATCCCATCCACGGACTCGTTTAGCTTAGCTTTGctaacattttctttgcatCTAAAGTCGTCATGCTAACGGAGTCGTTATGCTAACATATGCAAACAGTTTCGCCCACTCTtgcgttttttttcctgcaggaacAGGTGCCAGTTCACTTACCCAGATTTCAGGTTGGCTATGGTGGTGCGTCCAAAGCTGTAGGCGTTGTTTTCTGGAAGAAACGAGACGAACGCTGTCAGCGGACAAACAGGACCATCTGTGAGCTCCGACTGAGTGTTGAAACCCAAACCAGGAAGACCTCATCAGTGGATGAAGCACCAGATCCTTGGACTCCTGATAACCTCTGATAGACTTTTTGTTGTAGAGATGTCTGCATGATACCCTACTATCTATGTTCAGACTGTCAGCAGCTGCTGGTCAGTGACACTGTTGGCTTCACAGTCTACAAAGAGCCACCAGACAGGGTCCACCTAACACCACCATCTACCATCGGACGCCAACCACAGGTCTATAGGGCGCAGAGCATCTAGCGCTCTGTTCCATCGTTACCTTCCTTGGACGGAGGTCCAGGAGCTCCTTGGCTCA
The sequence above is a segment of the Oryzias latipes chromosome 1, ASM223467v1 genome. Coding sequences within it:
- the LOC101164779 gene encoding CSC1-like protein 2 isoform X2; amino-acid sequence: MLPAVVVTMAILGSSQACSGQENCSADSESKEYCYSARIRSTVLQGLPFGGVPTVLALDFMCFLVLLFVFSILRKVAWDYGRLALVTDADRLKKRFSDLEEQEYVASAMHSETPDRYERLTSVSSSVDFEQRDNGFCSWLTAIFRIKDEEIREKCGEDAVHYLSFQRHIIGLLVVVGVLSVGIVLPINFSGDLLENNAYSFGRTTIANLKSGTNLLWLHTTFAFMYLLLTVYSMRRHTSKMHYKEDDLVKRTLFINGISKYAEESQIKQHFEQAYENCVVLEARICYNVAKLMALNAERKKTERSKKFFTDLMAKEHVPTMINPKPCGHLCCCAIAGCEEEEAVSYYTKMEAKLKEEYRKEKEKVHTKPLGMAFVTFQNEAMTAIILKDFNACQVQGCRCRQEPRSSQFSEVLHVHNWSVLYAPDPQNVRWEHLSLGGISWWIRCFIINCILFILLFFLTTPAIIISTMDKFNVTKPVEYLNNPIVTQFFPTLLLWAFSALLPTIVYYSAFFEAHWTRSGENRTTMHKCYTFLIFMVLLLPSLGLSSLDVFFRWLFDKKFLADAKVRFECVFLPDNGAFFVNYVIASAFIGNAMDLLRIPGLLMYMIRLCLARSAADRRNVKRHQAYEFQFGAAYAWMMNVFTVVMAYSITCPIIVPFGLMYMLLKHLVDRYNMYYAYLPSKLDKKIHSGAVTQVVAAPILCLFWLLFFSTVRTGFETPTSMFTLVVLIVTIVVCLSHVCFGHFKYLSAHNYKIDTKETDPEAVENGRPARPSSSSVAKSQKQAQQQQMYIAQVLQDPTSDEAGGGSSEEDRGSSQDEEMLNGGNSINEADFQSGEDSLIANEVHQ
- the LOC101164779 gene encoding CSC1-like protein 2 isoform X1, with amino-acid sequence MLPAVVVTMAILGSSQACSGQENCSADSESKEYCYSARIRSTVLQGLPFGGVPTVLALDFMCFLVLLFVFSILRKVAWDYGRLALVTDADRLKKRFSDLEEQEYVASAMHSETPDRYERLTSVSSSVDFEQRDNGFCSWLTAIFRIKDEEIREKCGEDAVHYLSFQRHIIGLLVVVGVLSVGIVLPINFSGDLLENNAYSFGRTTIANLKSGTNLLWLHTTFAFMYLLLTVYSMRRHTSKMHYKEDDLVKRTLFINGISKYAEESQIKQHFEQAYENCVVLEARICYNVAKLMALNAERKKTERSKKFFTDLMAKEHVPTMINPKPCGHLCCCAIAGCEEEEAVSYYTKMEAKLKEEYRKEKEKVHTKPLGMAFVTFQNEAMTAIILKDFNACQVQGCRCRQEPRSSQFSEVLHVHNWSVLYAPDPQNVRWEHLSLGGISWWIRCFIINCILFILLFFLTTPAIIISTMDKFNVTKPVEYLNNPIVTQFFPTLLLWAFSALLPTIVYYSAFFEAHWTRSGENRTTMHKCYTFLIFMVLLLPSLGLSSLDVFFRWLFDKKFLADAKVRFECVFLPDNGAFFVNYVIASAFIGNAMDLLRIPGLLMYMIRLCLARSAADRRNVKRHQAYEFQFGAAYAWMMNVFTVVMAYSITCPIIVPFGLMYMLLKHLVDRYNMYYAYLPSKLDKKIHSGAVTQVVAAPILCLFWLLFFSTVRTGFETPTSMFTLVVLIVTIVVCLSHVCFGHFKYLSAHNYKIDTKETDPEAVENGRPARPSSSSVAKSQQKQAQQQQMYIAQVLQDPTSDEAGGGSSEEDRGSSQDEEMLNGGNSINEADFQSGEDSLIANEVHQ
- the LOC101164779 gene encoding CSC1-like protein 2 isoform X3, with the translated sequence MLPAVVVTMAILGSSQACSGQENCSADSESKEYCYSARIRSTVLQGLPFGGVPTVLALDFMCFLVLLFVFSILRKVAWDYGRLALVTDADSVASAMHSETPDRYERLTSVSSSVDFEQRDNGFCSWLTAIFRIKDEEIREKCGEDAVHYLSFQRHIIGLLVVVGVLSVGIVLPINFSGDLLENNAYSFGRTTIANLKSGTNLLWLHTTFAFMYLLLTVYSMRRHTSKMHYKEDDLVKRTLFINGISKYAEESQIKQHFEQAYENCVVLEARICYNVAKLMALNAERKKTERSKKFFTDLMAKEHVPTMINPKPCGHLCCCAIAGCEEEEAVSYYTKMEAKLKEEYRKEKEKVHTKPLGMAFVTFQNEAMTAIILKDFNACQVQGCRCRQEPRSSQFSEVLHVHNWSVLYAPDPQNVRWEHLSLGGISWWIRCFIINCILFILLFFLTTPAIIISTMDKFNVTKPVEYLNNPIVTQFFPTLLLWAFSALLPTIVYYSAFFEAHWTRSGENRTTMHKCYTFLIFMVLLLPSLGLSSLDVFFRWLFDKKFLADAKVRFECVFLPDNGAFFVNYVIASAFIGNAMDLLRIPGLLMYMIRLCLARSAADRRNVKRHQAYEFQFGAAYAWMMNVFTVVMAYSITCPIIVPFGLMYMLLKHLVDRYNMYYAYLPSKLDKKIHSGAVTQVVAAPILCLFWLLFFSTVRTGFETPTSMFTLVVLIVTIVVCLSHVCFGHFKYLSAHNYKIDTKETDPEAVENGRPARPSSSSVAKSQQKQAQQQQMYIAQVLQDPTSDEAGGGSSEEDRGSSQDEEMLNGGNSINEADFQSGEDSLIANEVHQ
- the LOC101164779 gene encoding CSC1-like protein 2 isoform X4, whose amino-acid sequence is MSGENRTTMHKCYTFLIFMVLLLPSLGLSSLDVFFRWLFDKKFLADAKVRFECVFLPDNGAFFVNYVIASAFIGNAMDLLRIPGLLMYMIRLCLARSAADRRNVKRHQAYEFQFGAAYAWMMNVFTVVMAYSITCPIIVPFGLMYMLLKHLVDRYNMYYAYLPSKLDKKIHSGAVTQVVAAPILCLFWLLFFSTVRTGFETPTSMFTLVVLIVTIVVCLSHVCFGHFKYLSAHNYKIDTKETDPEAVENGRPARPSSSSVAKSQQKQAQQQQMYIAQVLQDPTSDEAGGGSSEEDRGSSQDEEMLNGGNSINEADFQSGEDSLIANEVHQ